The nucleotide window GCGCGAGCTGCCGGATCGGAAAGGTCGTATCAAGGCGCCAGTGAGTTCCGACAAGCTGATCGGCCAGACCGTCGATTGGTTCGGCAAGCAGTTCACGATCATTGAAAAGGGCAAGAGCAACTGGAACACGAACCCGGCCACGATTACCGTCAAGGATTGGGTGTCGATGCAGTTGCCGACGCCGGGGAAGCCTGGTCACAAGGACGACGAGAAAGGCCAGATTGTCTCCTACGACGCGACGGTGTTGGACTGGACGTGGGAGGGCAATCGTGCGATGAGCGAGAAGGAGAGCACGACAGACAATCCCAAATACAAGTCCACGCACCCAGGCAAGCGGCATCCGATCATGTTTGAAGCATTGACCGGGAAAGTCGCGTGGCCCCACCTCACGCCGCACTTCGGCAAGCGCGTGATGTTCTCGCCGAACCACGTGGGTGCACCCTGGTTGGAGATGATCCGTCGGGAAGCCAGCGGCGACGAGAGCAACGATCAGGCAAGGCCAGGTGAGAACGGCGTGTGGAGTCTCTGTCCGGAGAACGCCGGACGGAAGGATTACAATGTCCATTTCATCAAGCTCCCGATCAAGATTGCCAAGGCACAGGGCAAAGAGCCACCCGTGATCGATCCGAACGGATTGATCTATGTACTTCACGAAGAAGAGGCGGCCATTCGTGCCAACGACGATCTGAAATATCCGTTGGTCGTGCGTGGCAACATCTATGACTGCGTCGATTGGATGCTGACGAGCGAGTGGGACGACGATGACTATACGAACTTCCAGTCGTCGAAGATCAACACGCATTGGCATTTCCTGCAGTTTGATAACCAGGCCTCGGACGGCGTGATTACCGGCTTCTCCTACGAGCAGTCGGTCCGGCCGTTCACGATGCTTGAGAAGAAAAATAAGAAAGGCTTGCCGCTTCCAATGAACACGGTGCTCACGGCACCGGCGAAGAAAGGTGGGAGCGCGCTCACCGTCAAGAATGCGGGCCAATATCACGTCGGCACGCTGATTCTGGTCGGGGCGGATAACGTGAAGGGGAACGAGGTTGTCCGTATCAAGGACATCAAGGGCAACACCATCACGCTCTCCAAAGGATTGAAGAACGACCATCCGGCGAACGACATCGTGACGGTCGAATTCGTCCGGCAACGGTTCTGGGTCGATGCTGACGTGGGAACGGTGTTCTGGCACGACCATGCGTTCGGCGCCACCACTTGGCCTCACGGGGGATTCGGCACCTTTATCGCCGAGCCGGTCGGGTCCACCTATCACGATCCGAAGACCGGGAAGCTCATTCGGAGCGGACCGATTGCAGACATTCGGACGGCCGAACCGGTGGGTCATGGCGTGAACAACAGCTTCCGTGAATTGATGGTGCAGGTGCACGACACGGTGCCCCACACCGTCAACATCGTGACCGCAGGCAATCCGCCAGGCCAGCCGGTTGAAGTGGCGCTCGAAGCAGGCAAGACCGTGTCGTTTATGATGCCGGAAAAGATCTATATGACGCCGATGCCGTTCTTGAACGGCGGGACGCACACTACCGGCAGTGGATTGAACTTCAGGGCGGGACCGATCGCACAGCGATTGGCGACGAACCCTGAAGCGTCTCAGATTTTCAACAGCGCCATTCATGGAGACCCCTATACGCCGCTGTTGCGCGCGTACGTGGGCGATACGATGGTATTCCGGCTTCTGCACACGCTCATGAACGAGACGATGACCTGGACGATCTCCGGCCATACGTTCTTGTCCGAGCGGTATGCAGGCGATGCGAACCGGAAGAACTCGATGCACATCGGCATCGCCGAACGGTACGATCTTGTCGTGCCGGAAGCGGGCGGGCCGAGGCATCAGGCCGGCGACTACATCCACTTCAACGGCCGGTCCTCCAAGTTCTCAGAGGGAGCGTGGGGGATCATCCGCGTCTACGACAAGGATCAAGCCGACCTGAAGAAACTGCCGGCCGGGTTCTCGATCAAGGGTGAGATGCCGAAGGCATTGCCGGTCTGTCCGGCCGACGCTCCGGTGAAGACCTATAACGTCGTGGCGATGGATTACCCTGCGATGAAGTTCAACGCGAAAGCACCCGAGGCGATCGAGGTGGACTTCGAGCGGAAGATCCTGATCACGAATCCCGAGGCGAAGATTTACGCGTTGGAAGAGGACGCGGCGAAGGTTGGCACTGCGGCGCAGCCGATGCCGTTGACCCTCCGTGCGAACGTCGGAGATTGCATCAAGGTTAGCCTGAAGAACAAGATGAAAGACAGCCGTGCCTCGTTCTCCGCCATCGGCCTCGCCTTCGATCCGAAAGATTCGTTGGGAGCCAATGTGGGGAACAACCAGGGCGATCAGACGATCGCTCCGGGCGGAGAACGGACCTACACGTACTATGCGGATCCGTTCATTGGGGAAACCACATCCTTGGTATGGGATTGGGGCAACGTGATGGTGAATCCGCGCAACGGACTGTTCGGCGCTATGGTGATCGGGCCAAAGGGCTCGAAGTACCGCGACCCCAAGACCGGTGCGGACATTTCCACCAAGAATGCCTGGGCCGCCGATGTCATTATCGATCGGTCGGTCCCAGGGAACGAGACGAGACCGAACTATCGTGACGTCGCGTTGTTCTTCCAGGACGAAGACAACATCATCGGCACGAGTTTCATGCCGTATGTGCAGAATGTCGCGGGTTTGACCGGTGTGAACTACCGGTCGGAACCCTATAAGTATCGCGAAGAGCAAGGCTGCTCGTTGGGCAAAGTGTTCCAGCCCTGCAAAGCTGATAAGCCGGAAGATCCGGCCACTCCGATCATTGAATCACATGCTGGCGATCCGGTCCGTATTCATGTGATTGGGGCGAGCAATGAGCAGAACGGAATGTTTAGCATCGAAAAGCATGAGTGGCCGATCGAGCCCTTCATGCGCGGCGCCGATCAGATCAGCGTCGTGGAGTTCTCCGGATCGGAAGTGTTGGATGCCTTCATCCCGTCCGCCGGGGGACCCTATCGACTGCCTGGCGACTATGTTTACAGCAATCAGCGGTTGCCGTACTCCCAGTCCGGGCAGTGGGGTTATCTCCGAGTGATGCCTGCCGGTGACCAACGGTTGTTGCCTCTTGCCGGCAGTGCTGCTGGAATGAAGAGCGCAGCTGTCGAACAGCCGGCGCAAGTCATTCCCATCGCGGTTAAGTAAAGCCGGACGCCCCCGCATCACACGGGGTGTGGGAGGAAGAGAGAGGGGGAGGCCGAAAGGCTTCCCCTTTTTCTTTGTACGGCTCATTTGATACCATGTTGAAAATCTTTTGCACCGATCAATCGGTCTAATTCGTTCTGGAGGGTATATGCGTGCGGCCGTGGTGTTTCTATGTGGATCGCTCTTGTTCGGAGCGGCACCGGTTTTCGCTTATGAAGAGATCCAAGTTTCGGATGGTGGTACCATCACAGGCAAAGTGACGATCACCGAAGGCAAACCTATTCCCAAAGGATTCAACCTGATCACGTTTCCTGATCCGGTCTACTGCGGGCGTATATCGACTGGAACCGGCTGGCGGATCCTCAAGGAATTTTCCGTGTCGCCTGATGGAGACCTCAAAGATGCGGTGGTGTTGCTGATGGATGTCGCCAAAGGGAAGCCGTTCAAGTTCGAACCTCCGACAATCGAAGCGCGAGACTGTCGCTTCCTCCCGTTTGTGAACGTGGTAAAGGATCGGGCTGAGGTGAAAGTCGTGAACATGGACCCGGTCTTCCATGACATACAGGCCTACGAAACGTCTCACCTTGGCCCGCGGGTCTTGTTCAATACGCCGCTCCCGATGAATCCTCATCACAAGCGGAGCGTCGGATCCGACAGTCATGAGCACCTTGCCGGTCAACCCATGAGTGAAGAAATTCATATGACCAAAGGACGACGGATTTTTGTGATGCAGTGTGGATTCCATGCCTATATGGAAAGCTGGGGCATGGCAGTGGATAATCCGTACTACATGCTGACGACTGCTGATGGACGTTTCTCCCTCACCGATGTTCCGCCCGGCGAATATACCCTTGTCGCGTGGCATCCCGGTGTCGGGACGATGCTGGAGAAGAAAGTCACCGTCCCGGCGAAAGGAACCGTGTCGGTGAATTTTCAATTTCAATCTCCCAGAGGTCACCGGAGTGCCCATGAGATCGAGGAAAACCCTCATTTCGGGCTGGAGGCGTTAGGCAAATCGCTTGATATCCGACCGACATTGGAGCTGCAAAAACCGTAATGCGCAAAGGGTGAAGCGTGATGCGTGGACCTCATAATGTTCTCCTGATGTTTTGTGCCCAAGCGTTGCTGTTAGGACTGGCAATCAGTCCCGGTTTGGCCTATGACGTGGTCGAGGTGCAGCACGGCGGGACGATCGAAGGTACGGTGACGCTGAGCGGCCCGGTGCCGGAGCCGAAGGGGTTCAACCTCATCACGTTTCCTGACCCGGCCTATTGTGGACGCATTTCGAATGGACAGGGCTGGCGTCTCCTCTACGATTTTGTAGTCAGCCCGCAAGGCGGATTGAAGGATGCCATCGTGTTTCTGGAAGGAGTCGAAGCGGGTAAACCGTTTGAAGTGTCTGTCCCGTTGATCGAGGCTCGCGACTGCATGTTTCAGCCGTTCATGACGATCGTTCGCAATGGCCATGCGGTCGAAGTCATCAACATGGACCCGGTGATGCACGACATCCAGGGATACGAGACGTCCATCGAAGCAGGCGCGCGGGTGCTCTTCAATACCCCGCTTGTCATGAATTTCCAACATCGGCGGGGCGACATCCGCGCGATTCACAATCATGCGCCGGGTAAATCGTTGGTCGGGCCGATCTACTTGAACAGGGGTCGTCGGACGTTCTACATGCAGTGTGGATTTCACGCCTTCATGGAAAGTTGGGCGATGGCCGTCAACAATCCTTATTACGCGTTGACGGATGGCAATGGCGCGTTCAAGGTCGACCATATTCCGCCCGGTACCTACCAGTTGGTGGTGTGGCATCCTCAGACCGGTCCCGGTGTCACAAAGTCCGTTACGGTTCAGCCGGATGGCACGCTCACCGAGAACTTGTCCCTTGTGGCTCCGAAAGGTAACCGCTCCGCCTACAAAGTGATGGATAACCCCCGCTTCGGGCCGGACACGCTGGGGTATTCCGTCGATATCCAGCCGCTTGTCGAACATCAACATTGATCACCCATGCCGGTGTCTCACCGCGACAAGGTCTGGTGGTGGACGCGCGCCGCTCTGGTTTCATACTGCGTCGTCTGTGCGGGAGGAGTTGTTACGAGTCAGGCTGGAGATGCGACCGTCCCTCCTGACTTCTCAGGTTCGTTAATTAAGAAAGTCGAGGGGCATCGACATCAAGCGCAAGTTTTCGCCAAAGGCGATCGGCTTCGCTTGGAGTACAAGTACGCACTCAAGACAGACCGGGGCTATGCCGCCATCGAGATCATCAGGCTTGATAAATTGGAAACGTGGTATGTGTTGGCGCAGCAGAAAGAATTGCTCGTGACTCCTTTGGATCCTAAGGAGGTCCTGCCGATTCGACCCACGTTACCGGGAGAAAAGCAACGAGTCCTGGTAGGAGCCGCGCGAGCAAGCGGGCGAGAGGCGCAGCTCTATGACGTGCAGACCGACTACCGCGGCCGCGCCGAACGGTTTTTTGAATGGGTGGATGTTGAGACCGGGGTAGTCCTCAAGTTGGTCAGTCAGGATAGGGATTGGTCGGTTGAATACGAACGATTCCGCGTCTCTCCTCAGCCTGAGTACTATTTCGATGAGCCGCCGGGTTACATCAAACGTGTGAGTCCTGCTGGACCTCGCATCCAAGGATAATTGATGACGAGTCGATTGATGAGGTTCGCTCTCGCGTTTCGATCACGCTTGTTTCTTGTGATCATTCTTGCTTGGTTCTGCGGGTGGAATGCTAGTCCCAGATCTCTCTTTGCAGCTTCCTCTTCCGTTCCAAAAGAGATTCAGTCGGCGTATGACGGCAAACAGTACCAGCAGGTCGTCGATGAGTTGCCGAAGTTGAATCCTGAACAACGTGCGGTTCCGGATGTTCGTCGAGTCGCGATACGTTCGTTGTTAAAACTCGGTAATCCCAAGGATGCCTTGACTGAATACGACCAACTCGAGGCGTCGCTCAAGCGGGAGGATCCCGCTCTTCTGCATGAGGTGGCCTTAGGGTTCATCGTGGTGTTGTTGAAGGATATGCGTGAACAGATGCGCGGAGCCGCGTACACCGCACTCAAGGAAATCGATCCAGAGGAGGCTCTTCCTTACTTTGAGGACGGTTTGAGCGATGGATCAGGTCCGGTCCGGGTTCTGGCGGTTGAAGGGCTGGGTCGATCCGAGGCAGGCCGGAAATCCATGAAGCTTCGGACTGCCCTCGAAGACCAAGCGGGAATCGTCAAGGCTCGCGCGATAAAGGCCCTTGGCCGAACTGGTGATTGGTCGTTAATCCCGCTTCTTGAGCCAGCGACGAAAGATGAAATGGCCATTGCACGGGTGGCGGCCTTTGGTGCCTTGATTCGGTTGGGACAGAAAGGGATGTGGGAATCCCTGCAGCAGGCGGCACAGGCAGCCAATCCGGAGGATCGTGCCGAGGCTCTCAAAGTCATGGTTGATCTCAAAGATCCGCGTGCGATTCCGATCCTGCTGGAGTTGCTGAGCTATCAGCAGCCTTCCGTTCGTGGAACGGCAGCCAGAGGGTTGGGCCAACTGGGACAAAAAAACGCCAGAGGGCGGATTGAGCAGCTCTTGAAGGATCCGGTTCCTGCTGTCCGTGAATCGGCGGCAGCCGGCCTTGCGGACCTCGGAGGGAAGGAGTCGGTTCCATCCTTAACAAAGACTCTGAGTGATGGAAACATGACGGTACGGGCTGCAACAATCGCGGCGTTGCTCCAGCTTGGCGAGCCGTTTGAGACAGTTGCGCCAACTGTGCTTGGACTGGCGCAACAGAACGATACAGCCGCACGTGCCTCTGCGGCCCATGCCCTCGGGAAGGCAATGAAAACCAATGCGAAGGATGCCGTGTCTTTGCTCGTGAGTCTAACAGCTGACCCGCTTCCTGGTCCAAAGATCGTCGCGCTACGGTCTCTCGGCCATATCGGAGACCGTGAGGTCTTTCCCGCTCTGAAGGACGCGCTACACGACTCCAATGAGGCCGTTCGTGCGACCGCTGGAGGAGCGCTCATCCACCTGCTGGTTGAAAAGAGCCAATCCGGAAAATAAGAGAGAACCGGCACTTGTTTGAGATTGACGAGGGCGGGTATATTGCTGTATACACACTCGGTCAAAATCCAGCCTCGCCGCTTTTGGGTCATGCCGATCGAGTGAAGAGGATGGGTCGTGCTCTCTCTCGTTTCCACACTGGCTGACGAGAGTGACAAGAGAGCAATAATATAAAACGATTCAGCCGGTTTTGTTCATCGTTCGTTCATCACAAGGAGGCAGTCACATGAAGAAGGGTGTAGTAGCAGTGGTGTTGAGTGTAGCGGCGGTGGCGCTGATTGCGGCACCTCTCGCTGCGAATGCCGGCGGGACCATTGCCGGTAAGGTTACGTATGCCGGGAAGTCTGAGCAGAAGGAGTTTCTGTTTTCCAAGTTCCCCAACCCCAAGTTCTGTCCGAAGAACCCGAACAAGAGCCTGATGGACGGGGACAAGCGGTTCTTGAAGACGATCGAAGTAGGTAAGGACGGTGGTCTGAAGGGCGCGGTCGTTGCGGTCGCGGACATTGAAGATAAGGCGTTCATGGATGGATTCGCCGGGGCAGAGGTCACGGCGGCGTTCTGCGAATTCCTCCCGTACACTGCCGTGGTGGTGAACACGAGACCATTCAAGGTCGAGAATACCGACTCCGATCCGGACGACCCCAAGTCGACAATGGGTGTGCTCCACAACCCCCACAGCTTCACCGTGAAGGGCTCCACGTCGGCGACCGGTTTCAACATCGGTCTGGCCAAGAAAGGTGACAAGCTCGAGAAACCGGTGACCTTCCGTGGTGGAGCGGAGAAGGAAGGGTATTATCGTTTACAGTGCGACCAGCACGAGTTCATGCAGTCCTTCTTCCTCCCGGTGTCGAATGCCCACTATGCGGTGGTCAAGGAAGATGGGTCCTTCGAGCTGAAGGATGTTCCGGCAGGCAAGCACAAGGTGGTGGCCTGGCATCCGTTTGCCGCAAAGGGCAAAAAGATCGAGTTTGAGGTTGAAGTGCCGGAAGGCGGAACCGCCAACCTCAAGGCCGAGATCAAGTAAGCTCGTACGTTTCTCGACGGGTTTCCCCCGTCATCGAAGGGCAGCGGAGCAATCCGCTGCCCTTCGTGTTTTTGGCCGCTGGTTGCGCAGCTTTCTCCGCCTTGCCTTTCACTTTCCGATCTAGGTAAGATGCCGACTTTCAAAGCTATTTGGCTTGAAGGGATGGGTGTGTCACGGGAACTTTCGCTCGCAGAAATGTTCCAACTCGGCTACTACTGGGAGACAAAGATCCTGCTCGCAGCCGTTCGGCTGGATATCTTTTCTGCATTGGACGGCAGGCCCAAAACCTCTCGAGACGTTGCCGGGAAAATCGGGGCTCACGAGCAGACGTTGGAGCTGCTGTTGAACGCGCTTGTGGCGATGCAGTTGTTGACCAAGAACGGAAACTCGTACAGCAACTCGACGATCGCAACCGCCCATCTGGTGCGCCATTCGCCTCAATACATCGGTCATCTTCTCTTGCTGCATGACGCAGAATGGGAGAACTGGGGCAAGTTATCGCAAACAATCAGAACTGGACAGCGATCGGTCGATCGCCATGTGTTCGAAACCGACCCGGAACTGGGTGGAAACGTTCTCGCCGTTCTTCATCGGATCGGGCAGCAGAGCGGCCCTGATCTCGCGAAACGACTTCAACTGAGCGGTCCGGTTCGAATGCTGGATCTGGGAGGCGGGGCCGGGACGAACGCAATTGCCTTCTGCAGAATCTACCCGGAGTTGACCGCCACGGTGTTCGATTTACCTGCCACGCTGCGGCTCACAGAACGAACAGTGAAGGAAGCCGGGTTGGAGTCCAGAATCACGCTGCGTTCAGGTGATTTTAATCAGGACAACCTGGGTGGACCATACGACTTTGTCCTCATGTCCGATATTCTGCACTATCAAGATTTTCCGACGAATGCTGCCTTGGTCCAGAAGGTCTATTCTCACCTGGCGCCGGGCGGTCGCCTGGTGATCAAGGATCGATTCCTGGACGAAACAGGAACCGGTCCGGCTTGGACCACCGCGTTTGCCGTGCACATTCTGGTCAACACACAGCAAGGTCGTTGTTACAAAACATCGGATGCCATTCACTGGATGACTCAAGCCGGATTCCACTCAGTAAGTGAATTGGAGCGGACAGCGGTTGTACAGGGGATGAGGGCCGCGAGGTAATTGCACCATGGACTGGCTACGACATCCCGGATTCTTTGGAACTCATGCCACGATCGGCGCCGACCTCAGCCAACTCATGGCCACTCTCTTCACCGGTCTGTTCGTGTTCGGTTGGGTTCAAGCGAAGAAGCGCCAGGCAGACACCCACCACTGGCTGATGCTCGGAGGCATGGTGGCCATGCTGGGGTTCTTCGTGAGTTACTATCTTTTCCGGCAATTGGGCGTGTTGGCCTTTGAGGGGAAAGAAGGCTTCGGTGGCTCGCAGGCGCTGTACGATTATGTCTTTATCCCCATTCTTACACTTCACATTATTCTGGTCATTGTCGGATTAGTGATGGCGGTCTACATGATCGTGTTGGGTTTCCGGTCGCAGCAGGTCATCGATGGAGTCCGCTCGCTCAAAGAATCGCTCCTACAGACTTCTTGGACAAAGATCGGTCTCATCTTCGGAGGCATCACGGCGGTTGTGCTCCTGTTGTTTTTGTTCCGCGCGATGACAGCAGGATTCTCCATGCGCAAACTGGAAGTCTACATCGGCTTGCTACTGCTCGTCGCGATCGTATTCGCGATTGAGATGGCCATCCAGCGGATCTGGCCGAATGGAGCTCGGCGGCACAGGGCGCTTGGTCGCTTCACCATGATCATCTATTGTGTTCTGTTTGTGACGGGCACCACGACCTACACGATGCTGTATATCCTCTACCCCGGGAAGATCGGATAGTGATGGGTGACTAGTGACGCGTGACAAGCACAGAGCGCGGGAACCTGGCGAGGGTATCTACTCCGCAACTCGTTACATGTCACGCATCACGCATCACGGGGGCTTGTCATGTTGACCTGTGGGTGTGGCCGCTGGATGCACACGGAAGGGATCGAAGAACGTGCGTATGACGAGGGTATGCCTCAATGGTTTATTCGGAGCGAATGTCGAGGGTGCGGCCTACGAGTGGGTATCGACCTGCCTGCTGGGGAGACCCACGGCCTTGTCGATAGGCTGATGTGGACGGACGACGCACTCCATCGGCTTGACCGACTGCCTCCCTATGTGGCTCCGTTGTTCCGTGACGAAGTCGAGCAGGATGTGCGGGTGCGCGGTGAACGAGTGGTGACCTACGACACGTTGTTTCGGCCGCGAACCGGAGCGCAAATTGTCTGGGACGCTGAGGCGGAGCGACGGCTGGATAATGTGCCGGCGCCGGTTCGCGCCATGGCGAAAGTTGAACTGGAGCGGACGGCGGCAGAACGTGGCGAGACCCGCGTGACCGTAGCCCTGATGGAAGAAATAAAGGCCAAGTATTTCGGCATGGCCGCCTCAAAGGCCGTGACGGGAGAGAGTTGACAAGTGACGAATGTTCTGCGAACGGGGGAGTGCGGGCCTGACGCGTCACGCGTCACATGTCACGCATCACGAAACTGATGTTGCATCGAATGGCGCTGCGAGTGCTCCCCAGTTTGAGCTTGACCGTCACAGAGGAATCTGTGCGCAAGAAGAAGCGCCTCGTGATGTTCGTGCCGGGATTGGTTGCGTTCGGAGTCTATCGACTGGCCAAGCATCTGCTGCCATTGTCTGAGCCAGTTGTACTGATGCTGGTCAGCGGGGCGGTTGCCACCGTGACATCGTTAATGGTCTATCGAACTGGTCGAGGGGAGCCCTGGCCAACAATCCTCCAACAGGACGGTACTCGATTGCTGGCGTGGCTGGCCGGGTGGATCGGATTTGTCTATGGCGTGCAACTGTCGTTGCTCGTGCTGGCACTCCTCTGGCTGGTCGGCTATGACTATTTGGCACATCCGGACGGGCCGGCGATGATGGCGATCATTATTTCGTGCACGGCCGTCGCGCGCGATACGTTTGAGATCGGGCACGTGCGAAAACTTTCGATAATTGGCCGACCATTTCCGACCTTTCCTGACGGGGCCGCGCTACGAGTAATGATAGGGGATCGTTCGGCCCAACTCGGGCCCTGGTTGATTGCCGGTTTGGTCGTGGGCTCGCTTGGAGCCTGGCCGGCGAGTATGATCGCGGACAGCTACGTTGCCGTGCTTGTTCAGATTACGACTATCACGATCCTCGGTGGGGCCGTCGGGCTCTTTGCGTACTTCGGCGGGTTTCGATCGACCACTTCTTGGATGCGCGGGTTCGCGGAAACAAAAACCGGCGAGTTAGTCAAATATTGGTGGTGGCCGGGGCTCGCCTTTACGTCGACTTACTATCTGGTGGTGGTGGGAGCGTTGCTGTTTCTTGTCAAACAACCGACGATCTCCACGGTGCAAGCCTCTGTCGGCGGGAGTCTCGTGACCGCCATGATGGCGATCTATTGCTACTATCTCGGGTATCGTCGATCCATTGAAGAGCAACAAGGCCAGAGTCTGTCCGGCGCCGTGCTTCGTTGTCCGTTTGTCATGGGGATTCTCGGAAAATCCCCGAGTACCATGATGGCAGCCCCCGTCGCTCCTGGCTCGAAGGTCGTGTGATGATATCGCGCATGAGGGGTTTCTCAGTTTTCGGTGGGTCTGCTTCTCTGTTCGTGCTTGGTCTGTGGATTGGCTTAAGTCTAGGGGCACAGTCTTCATCAGCAAACGATGCAGTCGATCTCTACTTCAACACGCCAGGGACGGTACAGGGACCGCCTGCACCATCTCCCGCAGAAACCACCTATACCCGTTACGGGTCCTTTGACAACCGGCTGCTGGTCTGGTTCGTGACCCAACAACATACCTACTTCGGTGGATTTGTGTTGGCACTTCCGATCTTTTGCGTGCTGCTCGAATTTCTTAGACTTATCACGAAAAAGTCGGCCTTGTCGCTTCGTTATGACGGACTCGCCCGCGATCTCGCGAAAGTCGCACTGCTGGCGCTTTCCATCACGGCGGTGGTGGGAAGCCTGATGCTGGCTCTGTTTATTTCTCTCTATCCGAGCTTCATGAAGTATATGGGCGGTACGTTCAAAGCCTTCATGCCGGCCTACGCGATCGTCTTTGTCAGTGAGTCGTTGCTCTTGATGATCTACTACTACAGTTGGAATCGTATGGCCGAGCCCGCGTTAAAGTGGATTCACGCGGCTATTGGCATTGTGACGAACGTGTTCGGTACCGCGCTCCTTCTACTCGCCAATGCCTGGGCAGCCTTCATGATGGCACCGGCCGGGGTCGACGCGCAGGGCCGGTTTCTCGGCAACGGGTGGCATCTCCTGCATTCAGCCCTGTGGAATCCGCTGAACGTCCACCGCTTCTTGGCTGACATCATGTCGGGTGGCGCGGTTGTGCTGGCTTATGCCTGCTATCGCTTTTTCACCAGCAAGACGGATGAAGAGCGAGCCTATTTCGATTGGGTGGGCTACATCTTTATCTTTGTCACGGTCTGCGCACTCCTGCCGATGCCGATTGCCGGCTACTGGCTCATGCGATCCGTCTACGCGTTTCGTCAGAGCATGGGCGTGACTATGATGGGGGGGTTGCTCACGTGGCTCTTCGTCGTGCAGGCACTCTTGATTGGGGCGCTATTTCTCGGCATCAACTATTACATCTGGCAGAGCATGGCCCGGATCCGAGGCGGGGAACGCTACCAAACGTATTACCAGATCTTACTGGGAGCCCTAACGCTCGCGTTGTTTATTTGGCTCACACCTCACACAGTGATGATGTCGGCGAGCGAAGTGAAGGCTATGGGCGGCGCGCAGCATCCCGTCGTCGGGAACTATGGAGTGATGTCGGCCAAGAACGGCGCTATCAATATTATGATCCTTATCACGACGTTGAGTTTTATCTATTATCGGCGGGCAAATCGTACAATGGTCGTGTCGTGGGCCACGAAGGGGAACATCCTGATCGGAGCGCTCTTTGTGCTTGGCGCCATCAATATTATCTGGCTCTCCATTTATGGGTTCTATCTGCCGGCCAAGCTCCGCGTTGGTTTGTCCACACCGCAGGCCTTTACGACTCTGACGGTGAT belongs to Nitrospiraceae bacterium and includes:
- a CDS encoding methyltransferase — encoded protein: MPTFKAIWLEGMGVSRELSLAEMFQLGYYWETKILLAAVRLDIFSALDGRPKTSRDVAGKIGAHEQTLELLLNALVAMQLLTKNGNSYSNSTIATAHLVRHSPQYIGHLLLLHDAEWENWGKLSQTIRTGQRSVDRHVFETDPELGGNVLAVLHRIGQQSGPDLAKRLQLSGPVRMLDLGGGAGTNAIAFCRIYPELTATVFDLPATLRLTERTVKEAGLESRITLRSGDFNQDNLGGPYDFVLMSDILHYQDFPTNAALVQKVYSHLAPGGRLVIKDRFLDETGTGPAWTTAFAVHILVNTQQGRCYKTSDAIHWMTQAGFHSVSELERTAVVQGMRAAR
- a CDS encoding DUF420 domain-containing protein, whose protein sequence is MDWLRHPGFFGTHATIGADLSQLMATLFTGLFVFGWVQAKKRQADTHHWLMLGGMVAMLGFFVSYYLFRQLGVLAFEGKEGFGGSQALYDYVFIPILTLHIILVIVGLVMAVYMIVLGFRSQQVIDGVRSLKESLLQTSWTKIGLIFGGITAVVLLLFLFRAMTAGFSMRKLEVYIGLLLLVAIVFAIEMAIQRIWPNGARRHRALGRFTMIIYCVLFVTGTTTYTMLYILYPGKIG
- a CDS encoding cytochrome ubiquinol oxidase subunit I is translated as MRGFSVFGGSASLFVLGLWIGLSLGAQSSSANDAVDLYFNTPGTVQGPPAPSPAETTYTRYGSFDNRLLVWFVTQQHTYFGGFVLALPIFCVLLEFLRLITKKSALSLRYDGLARDLAKVALLALSITAVVGSLMLALFISLYPSFMKYMGGTFKAFMPAYAIVFVSESLLLMIYYYSWNRMAEPALKWIHAAIGIVTNVFGTALLLLANAWAAFMMAPAGVDAQGRFLGNGWHLLHSALWNPLNVHRFLADIMSGGAVVLAYACYRFFTSKTDEERAYFDWVGYIFIFVTVCALLPMPIAGYWLMRSVYAFRQSMGVTMMGGLLTWLFVVQALLIGALFLGINYYIWQSMARIRGGERYQTYYQILLGALTLALFIWLTPHTVMMSASEVKAMGGAQHPVVGNYGVMSAKNGAINIMILITTLSFIYYRRANRTMVVSWATKGNILIGALFVLGAINIIWLSIYGFYLPAKLRVGLSTPQAFTTLTVIVASVIINRLMLKGAVVHGPIQWGKISMRGMVGLFGLAAAFSWVMGLMGYIRSSGRLTWHVNEVMADVSPWAFTPNLEFAAKMVTLNMAVFWGAVLTVFWMCQRGQQPVMGEEPSEEKATTLAPSSSQEA
- a CDS encoding PCP reductase family protein, which gives rise to MLTCGCGRWMHTEGIEERAYDEGMPQWFIRSECRGCGLRVGIDLPAGETHGLVDRLMWTDDALHRLDRLPPYVAPLFRDEVEQDVRVRGERVVTYDTLFRPRTGAQIVWDAEAERRLDNVPAPVRAMAKVELERTAAERGETRVTVALMEEIKAKYFGMAASKAVTGES
- a CDS encoding HEAT repeat domain-containing protein, whose protein sequence is MTSRLMRFALAFRSRLFLVIILAWFCGWNASPRSLFAASSSVPKEIQSAYDGKQYQQVVDELPKLNPEQRAVPDVRRVAIRSLLKLGNPKDALTEYDQLEASLKREDPALLHEVALGFIVVLLKDMREQMRGAAYTALKEIDPEEALPYFEDGLSDGSGPVRVLAVEGLGRSEAGRKSMKLRTALEDQAGIVKARAIKALGRTGDWSLIPLLEPATKDEMAIARVAAFGALIRLGQKGMWESLQQAAQAANPEDRAEALKVMVDLKDPRAIPILLELLSYQQPSVRGTAARGLGQLGQKNARGRIEQLLKDPVPAVRESAAAGLADLGGKESVPSLTKTLSDGNMTVRAATIAALLQLGEPFETVAPTVLGLAQQNDTAARASAAHALGKAMKTNAKDAVSLLVSLTADPLPGPKIVALRSLGHIGDREVFPALKDALHDSNEAVRATAGGALIHLLVEKSQSGK